The following proteins are co-located in the Pedobacter sp. FW305-3-2-15-E-R2A2 genome:
- a CDS encoding tRNA pseudouridine synthase A translates to MRYFVHIGYHGLHFNGWQKQPGILNVQGVLEQALTQVLKTPVFINGCGRTDAQVHASQFFFHMDIEQPWDFDLVFRLNKLLPGSIAIFDIIPMTGMQHARFDAVQRCYDYFIHTYKSPFLNGLSAFYLLKDLHIDKMQQAAALLPQYKDYRPFCTSPDKYEHTICNVMSAGLTVDRSGDRLRFQISSNRFLSKMIRIIMGQLLKIGKGELSVDQFEHYLISKETPLLITPAHPQGLYLSKVTYPYLNLPPRTEFSAILQNQVDQFG, encoded by the coding sequence TTGAGGTATTTCGTACATATTGGCTATCATGGCCTTCATTTTAATGGATGGCAAAAACAACCCGGGATTCTGAATGTTCAGGGCGTATTGGAACAGGCTTTAACCCAGGTGCTGAAAACTCCGGTCTTTATCAATGGATGCGGCAGAACAGATGCACAGGTTCATGCCAGCCAGTTCTTCTTTCATATGGACATTGAACAGCCCTGGGACTTCGATCTTGTTTTCAGGCTAAATAAGCTCTTACCCGGAAGTATTGCCATTTTTGACATCATTCCTATGACTGGCATGCAACATGCCCGCTTTGACGCTGTACAGCGCTGCTACGACTATTTTATCCACACCTATAAAAGTCCCTTCTTAAACGGATTGAGTGCTTTTTACCTGTTGAAAGACCTGCACATTGATAAAATGCAACAGGCTGCGGCTTTATTGCCACAATACAAAGACTACCGGCCTTTTTGTACCAGTCCGGATAAATACGAACATACAATCTGTAATGTAATGTCAGCTGGCCTGACCGTAGACCGTTCCGGAGACCGCCTGCGGTTCCAGATCTCTTCGAACCGCTTTCTGAGCAAAATGATCCGCATCATCATGGGCCAATTGCTGAAAATAGGAAAAGGAGAGTTAAGTGTGGATCAATTTGAGCATTACCTGATCAGTAAAGAAACACCCCTACTGATCACACCTGCCCATCCGCAGGGATTATATTTATCTAAAGTGACCTATCCTTACCTGAACCTCCCGCCAAGAACAGAATTCTCTGCTATTTTGCAGAATCAGGTCGATCAGTTCGGTTAG
- a CDS encoding DoxX family protein, which yields MTVIQRIEHWGDVHHAKWLDVIRIVLGILIFFKGIAIVSNTAVLQDLLLQNNVFGFSGMMASVAIHIVGFVHLVGGILITLGLLTRFAVVIQIPILLCAVFFVNLSRGFSMLNSELWLSIIVLLLLVLFWVIGSGPFSVDHQMKRKPRR from the coding sequence ATGACTGTTATTCAGAGAATTGAGCACTGGGGTGATGTACATCATGCCAAATGGCTTGACGTAATCCGCATTGTTTTAGGCATACTTATTTTCTTTAAAGGTATCGCTATCGTAAGCAATACCGCCGTTCTTCAGGACCTGTTACTGCAAAACAATGTATTTGGTTTTTCAGGAATGATGGCCAGTGTGGCCATACATATTGTAGGTTTTGTACATCTGGTAGGAGGAATACTGATCACACTCGGTCTTTTAACCAGGTTTGCGGTAGTCATACAGATCCCGATCCTTTTATGCGCGGTATTTTTTGTCAACTTATCCAGAGGATTTTCGATGCTGAATTCAGAATTATGGTTATCCATAATCGTACTCTTGTTATTGGTATTGTTCTGGGTAATCGGATCAGGTCCTTTTTCTGTGGATCATCAGATGAAGCGGAAACCGAGACGATAA
- a CDS encoding TIM barrel protein translates to MSEELSRRTALKSIVAGTAALGVSAALPSFALEPYKSTALKGNVNHSVCRWCFGGMELEALCIEAKKIGLKAIDLVGPADWHILKKHGLYSSMCNGAEINLVDGWNDPKFHATLIKNYSEMIPKVAEAGYTQLICFSGNRRGKDDETGWNNCVEGLKQVIGIAEKHNVVLVMELLNSKVDHKDYQCDTTAWGAELAKRLGSENFKLLYDIYHMQIDEGNVIANINKYHQYISHYHTAGVPGRNEIDDTQELFYPAIIKAILATGFKGYLAQEFIPRYKDKLKSLRDAVNICDV, encoded by the coding sequence ATGAGCGAAGAACTAAGCAGGAGAACTGCATTGAAAAGCATCGTTGCCGGAACTGCCGCATTGGGCGTATCTGCAGCCTTACCTTCCTTTGCACTGGAACCCTATAAATCAACGGCATTGAAAGGAAATGTAAACCACTCTGTTTGCCGATGGTGTTTCGGTGGCATGGAATTAGAGGCGCTCTGTATAGAAGCAAAAAAAATAGGATTGAAAGCAATTGACCTGGTAGGTCCTGCAGACTGGCACATCCTGAAGAAACATGGTTTGTATTCTTCGATGTGTAACGGCGCGGAAATCAACCTTGTTGACGGCTGGAATGACCCTAAATTTCACGCTACCCTGATTAAAAATTATTCAGAAATGATTCCTAAGGTTGCGGAAGCCGGATATACACAGCTGATCTGTTTTAGCGGAAACCGTCGCGGTAAAGATGACGAAACCGGATGGAACAACTGTGTGGAAGGATTAAAACAAGTGATCGGCATTGCCGAGAAGCACAATGTGGTATTGGTGATGGAGTTGTTAAACAGCAAAGTTGACCATAAAGATTATCAGTGTGATACCACTGCATGGGGTGCTGAACTGGCCAAAAGGCTAGGTTCAGAGAACTTTAAACTGTTGTACGACATTTACCACATGCAAATTGACGAAGGCAATGTGATCGCCAACATTAATAAATACCACCAATACATTTCACACTACCATACTGCCGGAGTACCCGGAAGAAACGAAATAGACGATACTCAGGAGTTATTTTATCCGGCAATTATTAAAGCCATTCTTGCGACAGGCTTTAAGGGTTACCTCGCACAGGAATTTATTCCGCGATACAAGGATAAGCTCAAATCACTGAGAGATGCAGTAAATATTTGTGACGTATAA
- a CDS encoding TetR/AcrR family transcriptional regulator, translated as MDFSRIPPVDMAEKVIEKPVKNRLLTERRLIDAVGSIIRTQGYTGLGVNAIAKEAKVNKKLIYRYFDNVERLIETYVIEKDYWLSFNNKILSQIDLKDKKNSIIDNYVSILEKQFEFFWNEDEMQKIILWEISESTELMDSVSKVREEYGNALLALSDPYFKNSAVSMRGVSALLVCGIYYVVLHAKKNESTICGLDINTEEGRAEIQKSLRQIIEWAFHAAKTKIKPNRTDRPDSAK; from the coding sequence ATGGACTTTTCAAGAATCCCCCCTGTTGATATGGCTGAAAAAGTAATTGAAAAACCTGTAAAAAACCGTCTGCTAACGGAACGTAGACTTATTGATGCCGTAGGATCGATCATCAGAACTCAGGGATATACCGGGCTGGGTGTAAATGCGATAGCAAAAGAAGCAAAGGTGAACAAGAAATTGATCTACCGGTATTTTGACAATGTAGAACGTCTGATTGAAACGTATGTGATTGAAAAGGATTACTGGCTGTCATTTAACAATAAGATTCTGAGTCAAATAGATCTTAAAGACAAAAAAAACAGCATCATCGACAACTACGTTTCCATCCTGGAGAAGCAATTCGAATTCTTCTGGAATGAGGATGAGATGCAGAAGATCATCTTATGGGAAATTTCTGAAAGCACGGAGTTGATGGACAGTGTTTCCAAGGTCCGTGAAGAATATGGAAATGCACTTCTGGCTTTATCAGACCCTTACTTTAAGAACTCCGCAGTGAGTATGCGTGGAGTTTCCGCTTTATTGGTGTGCGGGATTTATTATGTCGTCCTTCATGCAAAGAAAAACGAAAGCACGATTTGTGGCCTGGATATCAATACGGAAGAAGGCAGGGCTGAAATTCAAAAGTCTTTACGGCAAATCATAGAATGGGCCTTTCATGCCGCAAAAACTAAAATCAAACCTAACCGAACTGATCGACCTGATTCTGCAAAATAG
- the dacB gene encoding D-alanyl-D-alanine carboxypeptidase/D-alanyl-D-alanine-endopeptidase: MSTAKKLSLLFFLLIQQYVAAQSQSPAQKLEQAYNTLIADPQAKYGIVALCVLDANTGKTIFGRNENLGLATASTLKTITSATAFSLLGKDFQYQTTLAYSGNITADGTLKGDLLIIGGGDPTLGSWRYESSKEARVLDQWLKAIQTAGIKKIEGRIIGDDSIWGSQSTPDGWIWQDIGNYYGAGPSALSWRENQFDIHLKASRSAENEVSVLKVVPEMPYLKIVNELKAGSEGTGDNVYAYLPPYSNTAYLRGTWALGISKSGVSAALPDPAFDAAFRLQDTLKRIGINTQSGVTTARLLAVDQQALPVVSQKLLTISSPSLSEMVYWFNKKSINLYGEHLLRTIAWKSGKQPTTKNGAQAEVNFWVGKGLDKGALNIMDGSGLSPATRVTATAMASILFQSQKEEWFPDYYKSLPENNGMKLKSGSINDVSAYAGYYTDKSGNKYIIVININNYSGSGISRKLFKVLDALK, encoded by the coding sequence ATGAGTACTGCAAAAAAACTATCCCTGTTATTCTTTCTGTTGATCCAGCAATATGTAGCTGCACAAAGTCAAAGTCCGGCACAAAAGCTGGAACAGGCTTATAATACCTTAATTGCAGATCCACAGGCAAAGTATGGCATCGTAGCCCTATGTGTGCTCGATGCAAACACCGGGAAAACCATTTTCGGGAGGAATGAAAATCTCGGACTTGCTACTGCATCAACGTTAAAGACCATTACTTCTGCTACAGCATTCAGCTTACTCGGTAAAGATTTTCAATACCAGACCACACTGGCCTATAGTGGAAATATTACTGCGGATGGGACTTTAAAAGGCGATCTGCTGATCATCGGTGGTGGCGATCCCACCCTCGGCTCCTGGAGATACGAAAGCAGTAAAGAAGCCCGCGTGCTTGACCAATGGCTGAAAGCCATTCAAACCGCAGGGATTAAAAAAATAGAAGGCAGAATCATCGGTGATGATAGCATTTGGGGCAGTCAAAGTACACCCGACGGCTGGATTTGGCAGGACATAGGGAATTATTACGGTGCAGGCCCTTCAGCCCTTAGCTGGCGCGAAAATCAGTTTGACATCCATCTTAAAGCCAGCAGATCGGCAGAAAATGAGGTCTCTGTCCTGAAAGTTGTTCCTGAAATGCCCTACCTGAAAATCGTAAATGAACTGAAAGCTGGTTCTGAAGGAACCGGAGATAATGTTTACGCTTACCTTCCGCCTTACAGCAATACTGCTTATCTGCGTGGCACCTGGGCGCTGGGTATTTCTAAATCAGGTGTTTCTGCAGCTCTTCCTGACCCTGCATTTGATGCGGCTTTCCGTTTACAGGATACCCTGAAAAGAATCGGTATCAACACCCAATCAGGGGTAACTACAGCAAGACTATTGGCGGTTGACCAACAGGCTTTACCCGTTGTTAGTCAGAAGTTGCTCACGATCTCCTCTCCTTCTTTAAGCGAGATGGTCTATTGGTTTAACAAAAAGAGCATCAATCTTTACGGAGAGCACCTGCTCAGGACCATTGCCTGGAAATCCGGGAAACAGCCTACGACAAAAAACGGCGCACAGGCCGAGGTCAACTTCTGGGTAGGCAAAGGGTTGGACAAAGGCGCATTGAACATTATGGATGGCAGTGGCCTCTCTCCTGCAACCAGAGTAACCGCAACAGCGATGGCCAGTATCCTCTTTCAATCACAAAAAGAAGAATGGTTTCCAGACTATTATAAATCGCTTCCGGAAAACAACGGCATGAAGCTAAAAAGCGGCAGCATCAATGATGTTTCTGCCTATGCAGGATATTATACCGATAAATCCGGCAACAAATACATCATTGTCATTAACATCAATAATTATTCAGGATCAGGCATCAGCAGAAAGCTGTTCAAGGTCCTGGATGCGCTTAAATAA
- a CDS encoding shikimate kinase yields the protein MKIFLIGFMGCGKSTLGRKLATKLGYDFIDLDQQIEKQIGMSIGAYFAANGEAAFRAFERKTLQEFNYPSNCVVATGGGAPCYFDNMEWINNNGTSVYIEMSATALARRLENGKDKRPLLKDMNPEEMIHFIEHKLEERNPFYLQASLKVNGISLTPDDLRALLLSDV from the coding sequence ATGAAGATATTTCTGATTGGATTTATGGGTTGTGGTAAAAGCACTTTGGGAAGAAAGCTGGCCACTAAACTGGGATATGATTTTATTGACCTCGATCAGCAGATCGAAAAACAAATCGGCATGTCTATCGGCGCTTATTTTGCCGCCAATGGCGAGGCTGCATTCAGGGCATTTGAGCGTAAAACCTTGCAGGAATTCAATTATCCTTCCAATTGTGTCGTGGCAACAGGTGGCGGTGCACCCTGTTATTTCGATAATATGGAATGGATCAATAACAATGGAACTTCAGTTTACATAGAAATGTCTGCCACTGCTTTGGCCAGACGTCTGGAAAATGGAAAAGATAAACGCCCATTGTTAAAGGATATGAATCCAGAGGAAATGATTCATTTTATTGAACACAAGCTGGAAGAACGTAATCCCTTTTACCTTCAGGCAAGCTTAAAAGTGAATGGAATCAGCCTTACACCGGACGACCTCAGGGCATTGCTCTTGTCTGACGTTTAA
- a CDS encoding hotdog domain-containing protein, translating into MNFHTRKWVKPEDLNPNGSLFGGSLLRWIDEEAAIYAIVQLGNPRVVTKYISEINFVSSAKQGDIIEMGITATDFGNTSLTMRCEVRNKITRKSILTIDKMVFVNVDEDGNPVAHGKTHIKFIEEQFEKENN; encoded by the coding sequence ATGAATTTTCACACCAGAAAATGGGTAAAACCAGAAGACTTAAATCCTAACGGGAGCTTATTTGGCGGGAGCCTGCTTCGTTGGATCGATGAAGAAGCGGCGATTTATGCCATCGTTCAATTGGGCAATCCAAGGGTCGTAACGAAATACATCTCAGAAATTAACTTTGTCAGCTCTGCAAAACAGGGAGACATTATTGAAATGGGGATTACCGCAACGGATTTTGGCAACACTTCCTTAACCATGCGCTGTGAGGTGAGAAATAAAATCACCAGAAAAAGCATCCTGACCATCGATAAAATGGTATTTGTGAATGTTGACGAAGATGGCAATCCTGTTGCTCATGGCAAAACCCACATCAAATTTATTGAGGAACAGTTCGAGAAAGAAAACAATTAA
- a CDS encoding family 20 glycosylhydrolase, which translates to MKRFFLFLSCCLMSTYTFAQAIAPESGNIAEAAAGTNIPSEIAIIPEPVSVVKNEGHFVLPANVTIQSAGNPELKQVIAFLQERLSIPTGSYVSVVNPTAGVTPTIKLVLNDKANPVLGNEGYQLSVSNNHIVIKANKAAGLYYGAQSLIQLFPKEIESKEAVEDIDWKSPCVDITDYPRVGWRGLMFDVARHFFTKEEVKQYINAMVRYKYNVLHLHLTDDEGWRIEIKGFPKLTEVGAWSVKKTGEFGNFSVPGPDEPRNYGGFYTQEDIKELVQYAQERFVNILPEIDVPGHSLAAIASYPELSCTPGAENYRVRSGERIMDWSRGAPPTALVDNTLCPANEKVYSFLDSVITQVAALFPFEYLHMGGDEAPFNFWEKSDAIKALMQKEGLKNMHQVQGYFEKRVQGIVESKGKKFMGWDEILDGNMSPSAAVMSWRGMKYGTEAALKKHDVVMSPTTYAYLDYMQADVITEPKVYASLRLSKSYEFDPIPAGVDPKYIKGGQANLWTEQVYNIRQAEYMTWPRGMAIAESVWSPREKKNWNNFFGRVEQHFKRLDIAETKYAPSVYDPIFKVSRSADRQLLVELSTEVAGLDIYYSFDNSFPDRFYPKYTEKLSVPKDAGMLRVITYKGKEPVGRMLNMPVDELNKRARK; encoded by the coding sequence ATGAAAAGATTCTTCCTGTTTTTATCCTGCTGCCTGATGAGCACCTATACTTTTGCGCAGGCAATCGCTCCTGAATCCGGTAACATCGCCGAGGCAGCTGCCGGAACTAATATTCCTTCTGAAATCGCCATCATCCCTGAACCCGTTTCTGTAGTTAAAAATGAAGGTCACTTCGTTTTACCGGCCAATGTCACGATCCAGTCGGCCGGAAACCCGGAACTGAAACAGGTGATCGCATTTTTACAAGAAAGGCTTTCCATTCCTACAGGCAGTTACGTTTCAGTAGTCAATCCTACTGCTGGTGTTACGCCAACGATCAAACTTGTATTAAACGATAAGGCCAATCCTGTTTTAGGAAATGAGGGGTATCAGCTTTCTGTAAGCAACAATCATATTGTCATCAAAGCAAACAAAGCAGCAGGTCTATATTATGGGGCACAAAGTCTGATTCAGTTATTTCCGAAAGAGATAGAAAGCAAAGAAGCCGTAGAAGATATAGACTGGAAAAGTCCTTGTGTAGACATCACAGATTACCCCCGCGTAGGCTGGAGAGGTTTAATGTTTGATGTTGCCCGTCATTTCTTTACAAAAGAAGAGGTGAAACAATACATTAATGCCATGGTTCGCTATAAATACAACGTTCTTCATTTGCACCTAACGGATGATGAAGGCTGGAGAATAGAAATCAAAGGTTTCCCCAAGCTAACTGAAGTTGGTGCATGGAGTGTCAAAAAAACCGGAGAATTTGGCAATTTCAGTGTACCCGGACCGGATGAGCCACGTAACTACGGTGGTTTTTATACGCAGGAAGACATCAAAGAGCTCGTACAATATGCACAGGAAAGGTTTGTCAACATCCTGCCGGAAATTGATGTTCCGGGACATAGCCTCGCCGCTATTGCGTCTTATCCGGAACTGTCCTGTACACCAGGCGCAGAAAACTACCGCGTTCGTTCCGGAGAAAGAATTATGGATTGGTCCAGAGGAGCGCCTCCAACAGCGTTGGTAGACAATACCCTTTGTCCGGCCAATGAAAAAGTATACAGCTTTTTAGACAGCGTAATTACACAGGTTGCTGCACTTTTCCCTTTCGAATACCTGCACATGGGTGGCGATGAAGCCCCTTTCAACTTCTGGGAGAAAAGTGATGCCATTAAGGCCCTGATGCAAAAGGAAGGTTTAAAAAACATGCACCAAGTTCAGGGATATTTTGAGAAACGTGTGCAGGGCATCGTAGAATCAAAAGGCAAAAAATTCATGGGCTGGGATGAAATTCTGGATGGCAACATGTCGCCGAGTGCTGCGGTGATGAGCTGGAGGGGAATGAAATACGGTACCGAAGCGGCGTTAAAGAAACATGATGTCGTGATGAGCCCTACCACCTATGCATACTTAGATTATATGCAGGCCGATGTCATCACTGAGCCCAAAGTCTACGCTTCATTGCGGTTGAGTAAATCTTATGAGTTCGACCCTATTCCAGCCGGTGTAGATCCGAAATACATCAAAGGTGGACAAGCGAATTTATGGACAGAGCAGGTGTACAACATCAGACAGGCAGAATATATGACCTGGCCAAGGGGGATGGCGATTGCAGAATCGGTATGGTCGCCGAGAGAAAAGAAAAACTGGAATAATTTCTTTGGGAGAGTAGAGCAGCATTTCAAAAGACTCGACATCGCAGAAACCAAATATGCACCTAGTGTATATGATCCGATATTTAAAGTCAGCAGATCTGCAGACCGTCAGCTGTTGGTTGAATTGAGTACAGAAGTAGCGGGACTGGACATTTATTACAGTTTTGACAACTCCTTCCCGGATCGTTTCTATCCTAAATATACCGAGAAGCTAAGCGTACCAAAAGATGCCGGAATGTTAAGAGTGATCACTTACAAGGGAAAAGAACCTGTAGGAAGAATGCTGAACATGCCGGTTGATGAGTTAAACAAGAGAGCAAGAAAATAG
- a CDS encoding nucleoside permease produces MNLNNRIKLSAMMFLEFFIWGAWFVTLGTFLGNNLSATGGQSASVFSTQSWGAIIAPFIIGLIADRYFNAEKILGILHLVGAVLMYQMYNATDINVFYPYVLGYMILFMPTLALVNSVSFNQMKDPEKEFSTIRVWGTIGWIAAGLLISFYFHWDTAEAAKAGMLKNTFLMAGIASLTLGLFSFTLPKTPPKVSSGEKVKVSEILGLDALKLLKDKNFAIFFISSILICIPLAFYYQNAHPFLSNVGLENPTGKMTIGQISEVLFLLLLPVFFTKFGFKKTILVGMLAWGIRYALFAYGNASDLSFMLILGIALHGICYDFFFVSGQIYTNSAAGDKYKSSAQGLITLATYGVGMLVGFEVAGWITDTYKLADGSFDWKMVWIIPSGIAFVVFLLFALFFTDKKKVEAQLNH; encoded by the coding sequence ATGAACCTAAACAACCGCATCAAATTGTCAGCCATGATGTTCCTGGAATTCTTTATCTGGGGCGCATGGTTTGTTACACTGGGCACCTTCCTGGGGAATAACCTCAGTGCAACAGGAGGCCAGAGTGCATCAGTGTTCTCTACCCAATCCTGGGGAGCGATCATTGCCCCTTTTATCATTGGACTGATTGCTGACCGCTATTTTAATGCGGAGAAGATTCTTGGAATCCTGCACCTGGTAGGTGCCGTGCTGATGTATCAGATGTATAATGCCACAGACATCAATGTATTTTATCCTTATGTCCTGGGCTATATGATTCTGTTTATGCCTACCCTGGCACTGGTCAACTCGGTTTCCTTCAATCAGATGAAAGATCCGGAAAAAGAATTCTCTACCATCAGGGTATGGGGAACAATCGGATGGATTGCCGCAGGTTTATTGATCAGTTTCTATTTCCATTGGGATACCGCCGAAGCTGCAAAAGCCGGAATGTTGAAAAACACGTTTCTAATGGCTGGTATTGCCTCTCTGACATTGGGTTTATTCAGTTTTACCCTACCAAAAACACCTCCAAAAGTATCATCTGGAGAAAAGGTAAAAGTATCAGAGATTTTAGGCCTTGACGCCTTAAAGCTGTTAAAGGATAAAAACTTTGCCATCTTCTTTATCTCTTCGATCCTGATCTGTATTCCATTGGCTTTCTATTATCAGAATGCCCACCCTTTCCTTTCCAATGTTGGTCTGGAAAATCCTACCGGAAAAATGACGATCGGACAGATTTCCGAAGTGCTCTTCCTGTTACTTTTACCGGTATTCTTTACCAAATTTGGCTTTAAGAAAACCATTTTAGTAGGAATGCTGGCCTGGGGAATCCGTTATGCACTGTTTGCTTATGGAAATGCAAGTGACCTGAGCTTCATGCTGATTCTCGGAATTGCCCTTCATGGTATTTGCTATGACTTCTTCTTTGTATCAGGACAGATCTATACCAACTCTGCTGCCGGAGATAAATACAAAAGCTCTGCACAAGGCTTAATTACCCTGGCTACCTACGGTGTAGGAATGCTGGTAGGTTTTGAGGTTGCAGGATGGATCACCGATACCTACAAACTTGCCGATGGTTCGTTCGATTGGAAAATGGTATGGATCATCCCTTCAGGAATCGCATTTGTTGTCTTTTTATTGTTTGCACTCTTCTTTACCGATAAAAAGAAAGTGGAAGCCCAACTGAACCACTAA
- a CDS encoding aspartate-semialdehyde dehydrogenase: MKIAVVGATGLVGTVMLKVLEERNFPLTELIPVASEKSVGKEITFKGKKYAIVSMDTAISMRPDIALFSAGGSTSLEHAPRFAEAGTTVIDNSSAWRMDPSKKLVVPEVNAHELSIDDKIIANPNCSTIQMVVALKPLHDKYKIKRVVVSTYQSVTGTGVKAVEQMMNERKGIMDGPMAYAYPIDLNVIPQIDVFVENGYTKEEMKMINETRKIMSDDSIRLTATTVRIPVMGGHSESVNIEFENEFDVAEVRELLEKTEGIIVVDDIANLKYPMPKDAHEKDEVFVGRIRRDESMPNSLNMWIVADNLRKGAATNAVQIAEFLVKKGLV; the protein is encoded by the coding sequence ATGAAAATTGCAGTTGTAGGCGCCACCGGTCTGGTAGGTACCGTAATGTTAAAAGTGTTAGAAGAGCGTAACTTCCCGTTAACCGAGTTAATTCCGGTTGCATCCGAAAAAAGTGTTGGTAAGGAAATCACTTTTAAGGGTAAGAAGTACGCGATTGTAAGCATGGATACTGCAATTTCAATGAGACCTGATATTGCATTATTCTCTGCCGGTGGAAGCACCTCTTTAGAACATGCACCACGTTTCGCTGAGGCAGGTACTACCGTGATTGACAATTCATCTGCATGGCGCATGGATCCTTCAAAGAAACTTGTTGTTCCTGAAGTAAATGCCCATGAATTATCTATTGATGATAAGATCATTGCAAACCCAAACTGTTCGACCATACAAATGGTAGTGGCTTTAAAACCATTACATGATAAATATAAGATCAAACGTGTTGTTGTTTCTACCTATCAGTCGGTAACCGGTACCGGAGTAAAGGCTGTAGAGCAAATGATGAACGAGCGTAAAGGCATCATGGATGGACCAATGGCTTATGCTTACCCGATCGACTTAAATGTAATTCCTCAGATTGATGTTTTCGTAGAAAACGGATACACAAAAGAGGAAATGAAAATGATCAATGAGACCCGCAAAATCATGAGTGACGACAGTATCCGCTTAACGGCAACTACGGTCCGCATTCCGGTAATGGGTGGTCACTCAGAATCTGTAAACATTGAATTTGAAAATGAATTTGATGTAGCTGAAGTAAGAGAATTATTAGAGAAAACAGAAGGAATCATTGTCGTAGACGACATTGCCAACCTGAAGTATCCAATGCCAAAAGATGCCCATGAAAAAGATGAGGTATTTGTTGGAAGGATCAGACGTGATGAGTCTATGCCAAATTCACTGAACATGTGGATCGTTGCAGATAACCTGCGTAAAGGTGCAGCAACCAATGCGGTTCAGATTGCTGAATTCTTAGTAAAAAAAGGATTGGTTTAA
- a CDS encoding sugar phosphate isomerase/epimerase, producing MNSRRTFIKNVGIAAAGAIVLPSFACTPAKAKPVGLQLYTLRDVIGKDVTGVIEKVAKAGYKEVETYGYSAKGGYWGLDPKAFKSLLDANGLKAPSGHFGLDAFIKDGNQDDLKINIEGAKGIGMSYLTVPWLGEDLRSSLDDYKKVAARLNEAAEICKKSGLTLAYHNHDFEFKKYDGGTGYEIMLQETDKDNVKFEMDLYWVVRSGNDPVALFNKYPGRFPMWHVKDMDKAKPSINTEVGSGSIDFKSIFKHAKQAGLKHAIVEQENFSMDPFVSIKKSFDHVNHDLI from the coding sequence ATGAATTCAAGAAGAACATTTATAAAAAATGTAGGGATTGCCGCAGCAGGAGCTATTGTATTGCCTTCATTTGCCTGTACACCTGCAAAAGCAAAACCAGTTGGTCTTCAATTGTACACCTTACGTGATGTGATTGGGAAAGACGTTACAGGAGTAATCGAGAAAGTAGCCAAAGCGGGCTATAAAGAAGTGGAAACCTATGGCTATTCTGCTAAAGGTGGCTACTGGGGACTGGATCCTAAAGCCTTCAAAAGCCTTCTGGATGCAAACGGATTAAAAGCACCTAGTGGACATTTTGGTTTAGATGCTTTCATTAAAGATGGCAATCAGGACGATTTAAAGATCAATATCGAAGGTGCAAAAGGAATCGGTATGTCTTACCTGACCGTACCATGGTTAGGCGAAGACCTGAGATCCAGCCTTGATGATTATAAAAAAGTAGCAGCCCGCTTAAACGAAGCTGCTGAAATATGTAAAAAATCTGGCTTAACGCTTGCTTACCACAATCATGATTTCGAATTCAAAAAATATGATGGTGGAACCGGATATGAAATCATGCTTCAGGAAACGGATAAAGACAACGTCAAGTTTGAAATGGACTTATATTGGGTAGTGAGGTCAGGAAATGATCCTGTTGCTTTATTCAACAAATATCCGGGACGTTTCCCTATGTGGCACGTGAAGGATATGGATAAGGCAAAACCTTCCATCAATACCGAAGTAGGTAGCGGAAGCATCGACTTTAAGTCGATTTTTAAGCACGCCAAGCAGGCAGGGCTGAAACATGCGATCGTAGAGCAGGAAAACTTCTCCATGGATCCATTTGTAAGCATTAAGAAAAGCTTCGACCATGTAAATCACGATTTGATTTAA